In Ictalurus punctatus breed USDA103 chromosome 3, Coco_2.0, whole genome shotgun sequence, the following are encoded in one genomic region:
- the ints12 gene encoding integrator complex subunit 12: MAGAVSLELDPVFLKGLGYLHSKSKDSAEKLKALLDESLSRGSDSAYRTSLKEAELSKVSVPKLIKQESKLTSSSSSSSSSSSSSSSSSSSSKSSTSEKSKKEAEKRPAEKVRLECGDAGDPPKKPRLDKTENRSSPIAFQTKDVPIGDFSYSDETNADDFAMEMGLVCVVCRQMTVTSGNQLVECQECHNLYHQECHKPQVTDKDVNDPRLVWYCARCTRQMKRMAQKTQKPPQKASPTITSVTPVVKDPLVKKAELKPKPDTTGSFQAFKRTEVKASSTALVNSSSSASSLPSGSALTGWAAFTKTSASASSGTKPGLAKPLPSSSSSKPIGLFALGTKAQTGSGNGNNGGNGNTAAPLKPPPPLTLGKPALSRSGSGENPGKSGSSSPGAIGSTGAGGSNGGTGGSNGGGNGGNGGNSSSNSNSTNSQKASADGKAPTSQESQLNAMKRLQMVKKKAAQRKLKK; encoded by the exons ATGGCTGGAGCTGTAAGTTTGGAGCTGGATCCTGTTTTCCTCAAGGGCTTGGGATACCTACACTCCAAGAGCAAAGACTCTGCGGAGAAGTTGAAGGCTCTGCTGGACGAGTCCCTGTCCAGAGGAAGTGATTCAGCGTATCGTACCTCACTGAAG GAAGCTGAGCTTTCCAAAGTGTCAGTACCCAAGCTGATCAAACAGGAATCCAAATTGACGTCCAgctcgtcctcctcctcatcgTCATCGTCGTCCTCTTCGTCGTCATCGTCCAGCAGTAAATCCAGCACCTCGGAGAAGAGCAAGAAGGAAGCAGAGAAGAGACCTGCTGAGAAG GTGAGGTTGGAGTGCGGAGATGCAGGCGATCCACCCAAAAAGCCACGTCTGGATAAAACGGAAAATCGTTCGTCCCCCATCGCCTTCCAGACTAAAGACGTTCCCATAGGAGATTTCAGCTACAGCGACGAGACCAACGCTGACGACTTTGCCATGGAGATgggattagtgtgtgttgtgtgcag ACAGATGACGGTGACATCTGGGAATCAGCTGGTGGAGTGTCAGGAGTGTCACAACCTGTACCATCAGGAGTGTCACAAACCTCAGGTGACGGATAAAGACGTAAACGACCCGAGGTTGGTGTGGTACTGCGCACGCTGCACACGCCAGATGAAGCGCATG GCTCAGAAAACACAAAAGCCTCCTCAGAAAGCAAGTCCGACTATAACGTCGGTCACTCCGGTGGTTAAAGACCCGCTGGTGAAGAAGGCGGAGCTGAAACCCAAACCAGACACGACGGGATCTTTTCAGGCCTTTAAGAGGACCGAGGTCAAG gcatCATCTACGGCACTGGTGAACTCCTCCAGCAGTGCCTCGTCTCTCCCCTCGGGCAGCGCCCTCACTGGCTGGGCTGCCTTCACCAAAACCTCCGCTTCAGCTTCCTCTGGAACCAAACCAGGCCTTGCCAAGCCCCTCCCCTCTTCCAGCAGTTCAAAGCCCATTGGTCTGTTTGCATTGGGCACCAAAgcacaaacaggaagtggaaatgGGAACAATGGAGGTAACGGGAACACGGCGGCCCCGCTGAAGCCGCCGCCCCCTCTCACACTAGGGAAACCTGCTCTGAGTCGTTCTGGCAGCGGGGAGAACCCTGGAAAATCCGGCTCCTCCTCCCCCGGGGCGATCGGCTCCACTGGTGCGGGTGGCTCGAACGGGGGCACGGGTGGCTCAAATGGGGGGGGCAATGGAGGCAACGGGGGCAAcagcagcagtaatagtaacagCACCAACAGTCAGAAAGCATCAGCTGACGGCAAAGCACCAACATCACAGGAGTCTCAGCTCAACGCCATGAAGCGCCTGCAGATGGTGAAGAAGAAAGCAGCGCAGAGGAAGCTGAAGAAATAA